Genomic window (Plasmodium knowlesi strain H genome assembly, chromosome: 9):
AGGGCTGGGTTATTGGGgcaggaggaggagaaagacGAATACAGTGATGAGGATGAGGACggtgatgaagaagaggcaGAAGAGGACGAAAACAATGACGACGAAATggacaatgatgatgatgatgatgacgagaGCGATCGAGGCTCCCTTGATCGGAAGAAGGAAACCAACACGGAAGACCCAAAGCGCAGACTTCCCTTCGCAAGTGAGTTCAAGTACATAAACACCCCATCGGGGAGATACATGTATGATAAAAGGGAAGACGGtcattttgaaaatgatGAGAACACGTGGACCATCACAAAATATGACACCACAAAACGCATATACGGAGATGAAAAGAGGCAAGAAATAAAACTTGGGCATATCGAGagtaggaaggaaggaaaccACAAAGTAGAGTACCacgaaaaaatgcaaaataaaaaatatgtgaacGTAAAACTAAGCGAaagtaatttaaaaaaaagtagcacGCCCTACGGAAGGCAATACAACATACAGAGTACCATGGAGGGGAAATCATCCCTGAGGAACGCCTTGAACATTGGGAAACCCAATCTCAGTAAGGATAAGTACAAATTTAATATCCCTAATGTGGAAGACAAACTAATTAAGTTTAATATAGGTTCCCGCACTAACAGCAACAGTAGGAGCAAGCCAATTCACAAAGATGAGAGGATAAGTACATTCAGCTACATGCTTCATTCGTCAAACCAGAGTGTTCACGTAGAAAACAATGATTacttaataaaagaaaggggaaaaaaacaagcagaacaaacaaatgaagaacGCACAGATAGCCACTTcagaaaagaggagaaaatacTCCAACCACTTTGGGAAGAAACACAGAAAACGCAGAAGGATCCCCacggggaagagaaaaaaaaacataacatCAAAAGCTTCCTAGACAAAATAAAGCACAGGAAAAACAACGAAGATATGCTTAAACGGGAACACAGCAAATATGATAATACGGAGAGGAgtgacaaaaaggaaaaattcaaaatgaagTTAACGGACATTCTGAATGCACGAACGctgggaaattttttccatcgaAACAAAACTAGCGCCGCGAAATCGTTGTCCCCACAGCGAGAAAGGGAAGCTAGCGTCGAGCCGTGTATCAAATCGAATGGTGTAGAGAAGTTCGGGTGGCTCCACCAGGGCAGATCCGACGGGAAGCGTGACAACCATCAGCTTGAAAAACGCGATGATCACTTCCCCCTACACCAAAAAACAACATTCGGTCAGCCGCCCATGATAAAAGACGAAATGGGACATTACAGCACAAGGGATGCGATGAAAATTCTGGACACCTTTTCGAACGAAGGGAAAGGCATCCATGACGATACTATTATGCAAAGTGATCCAAGGGAATATGACAACAGAGGAATtcacaaaaggggaagtaaGAATACACTGGAATTTTCCTATAAAGAGGGCTCTTCACCTGAACAACCGATTGCTTCTAAAGTGGCCCTTGTCACatgggatggaaaaaaaaacgacctTGGGAAGCCATTCGATAGGAACAAGAATAACTCTAAACCAGAGGACTCCAAAACGATCAGCTCAAACGGTATAATCAGTGGAAAATACAACAGGAAATATCACACAGGCAGGGAGGACTTAGATGCAGACACGAACATAGGGATGTCTGGAAAGGAGAGTATTATACCAAACATATATCAACAATTTTATTATAGAAGCCCCAttggaaatgaaaatagaATAACTCAATTTGAAGGTGATTCAAAGAGGGGAAGACAAATTAAAATGCAAGGGGGAAACGGAGGGGAAGAGGAGTCagatgtaaaaatggaacaaacgttaaacagaaaaatgatcGAGAACAATGAactgaagagaaggaatgaaaataatgaagaagtgTTGGCAACCccattttatataaaaagtaaaattgacAAGGTTCTGAAGAATAGCGAAATTTTCGAACGATCTGCAAGAGCCACCTTTCAGCAGTTCgatgtgaaaaataaaaacttccTGCATTTCAGCGAGATCGAGTCACTCATTCAGAAGCTCTGCTTCAATTTGGAGCTCCCCCCTGTTGATAGTAAGCATTGAGAGGAGTGTTACGCATAGACTTATCGCATAGTCATGCGGCATAGACGTGTGGaatagaaatatattacCAGTGTGATTTTTTGTGCGCAAATGAAATGGTGTTTAAGGCCCGCAGGACAACCCCTTGTTTGATTACCTCTTTAACCACCAtgcccatttttatcctcccCCTTGCAGAGAACATTCTCTCCATCGTCTACAAAGACTATGACAGCAGCAAGAACAACAGCATGAACTACACCGATTTCAGGCAGATGTACTGGGACCTGCTGAAacagataaagaaaaagtattACCCAacgaaaaatttaaaaataaaaagaaactgCATAATCAGCAGGAAGAAGCTAGGAGGATACGACTACTCATCGATATACAATTATTtgagttttaaaaaaatcctGGGGTGTGGTGCCTTTGGAGAAGTACACCTTGTGGAAGACAACATCTGTAAGCTTTACAAAGtggtgaaaatattaaaaaaaaaaaaattaaaaaatataaaaattaacgAAGAAATTAATGTACTCATATATCTAGATCATCCAAAtatcataaaaatatttgacGTCTACGAAAATGTCGATTGTACTTACATTGTAATGGAACTTTGTGAAGGAGGGGAACTCATGGACAAGATAATCAAGTCCTCAATTTTCAATgaagaatatataaaaaatattatgttcCAAATTTTGTGTGCCATAGCATATATGCATAGCAACAACATTGCCCACAAGGACTTGAAGcctgaaaatattttattcaaaTCCAAAGGAGATGATACATTAAAGATTATTGACTTTGGATTAGCTGAATTGATTAACCACACGGAGGGAGTTAGCAAAACTGCTGCAGGCACTGTCCTCTACATGGCACctgaagtttttaaaaaaaaatttaccatCAAATGTGATATATGGTCAGCTGGAGttattatgttttttttgttctccaaAAATTTACCCTTTTGTGGAAACACCTACGACGAGATTAAGTTGAGCATATTCAAGGACGAGCCTGACTACAAGAGCTTGAAGGGCCGGCTGTCTCAACCCGCACTGCACATCTTGAAGCTCATGTTGGAGAAGGATCACACCCGGCGCCCCATGGCGGCAGTGGTATGCACAATCGCGTATCTGCAACGAATCGTGTGTAGTATAATAAGCACGCTTCTATAATAATGCAATCAATTTTGTACAGCATTACAAACCACACGTGAGAACATTCGTACCCCTTACCCCACCCCCTGTACTCAGCTCCTGCACCACCCCTGGTTCCAGGGATTCCTAGATCCAGTGCAAATGAATCCAAGCACACTCAGCAACATAAAGGCCTACATGAAGCAATCCAACATTAGGAATATTATAGTCAACATAATGGCTCACGAGCTCAGCGTAATAGACAGCCACTTAAAATATATCAACGAGCTCTTCTGCAAAATAGACACGAATCACAATGGCTCACTAAGTCACGGGGAAATTTATGCCGTGTTGGCAAATGCGGGCATCAAGAAGTGGGACATCAACCGAATAGTGCAAGCGCTGGATATCAACGATCGGGGCAGTGTGACCTACACAGGTGCGTtcacacatgcacacatacGTATGCCAATATTCATACTTGCATGTTCATACTCGTACGCTTAAGTACCCCTGCACATGGAGGAACTAcaccacacacacacacacacacacacacatacaccatATCTCAATGCTCGTTTTCGCCTCTGCAGAATTCATCGCCGGATGCTACCGATGGAAGGACATAGAATCCACTTTCTTAAAGGCGGCCTTCAATAAAATCGACAAGGTTGACGGAGGGAGAATTGCACTGGCGGGCACTTGAAATGCCGTCACGCCGCAGAGCACAGCGCTGTTACAACGCTACTACACCGATATTACAACTTCTCTCCCCAGAGGTTCTCAAAACGAAATGATCTTCAATCCACCCCGCAGGACGAAGATGGCTACATCAGCAAAAGCGACATAGTAACGCTTGTGCAGGACAAAGTCATTGAGAGTCACGACGTGGACAACTTTTTCACCTCCGTGTTCCTTGTGAAAAAGGGCTTATCTTGCGAAAGGCGCGCGAGCAGGGTAATTCGGAGGCAAACAAAACGCTAAAGAGAAAGCAagcaacaaaatggaactctaaagagaaaaacaaaaaaaaaaaaaaaaaaaaaaaaaaaaatacaaaaaacgacaaaatagaaaaagcGTCCGTTGTCCATCCCACCCCTCTGCAGATAAATTTCGATGACTTTAAAGAGTACCTTTTAAGCACGTTTTAGGACTAcacaagaaggagaaaaaataaagaacaagTGGAGAACTCGAAGGTGGATATATATAGCATATTTCCacgtaaaaataaagcataattttttttttttttttttgacccaTCACATTGAATTTTACTTGTGAGTAAAATTTGGAGGAATATCTATAACGTCGGTATAAAGCACACGCATGTTTGaggcatatatgcatgcacacATTTGCTTTCgtgcttctttatttttgtgtTCCTCTCCAATGACCCTTATTCCACCcgttcttccttccattttcacCTATCTTTTATAGCTTAACATGTGATTACAAGGGAGCAGCTCTTTTGTAGTTCTCGCTTGCAGCTTGTCTTTCGCGGTGCCGCTCCGCATCTGACTTATCCACAAGAAGGCGAGTGGCCCCCGGGCGAACTGCGTCCAAGCTAACCACACCGCATTCCATCTCATCACGCTACCCCCCCCagtttgttccattttaaaatattttgtaaaacatCACATGATGGGAAAGTGCCGTTTTTTATTACCCACGTGAATAAACTACCACATGCACGTTTTCAAAATGGGATCTTCGAACTCCTGTTATCAAACTTGATTCTGTCTTTTGTTaaaatgggaggaaaaaataaaactaaaTAAATTGTGCTCTCCCAGATATGCCTTTTTTATCTATCCACATTTTTCAGTAAATCAATTGCACACACCAtgtgtaaagaagaaaaaaaaaaaaaaaaaaaaaaatacatcaaaaaaaaaagtgccaaTATATTGTGATTTAATTTGGGGTATCTTTTCTCAAGATTGCCGTGCATAGGTCTCACCTGAGCATCTGTGCACATTTTGCAGACGCTAGGAATAACGTATGCCTCgctaaatatatatacattagaTACGCAATGTGTTAGGCTAGTTTGCTTGTTGGGCGCAGGTGCATATATACCTTCCCTTTAATCATTCGAATTTGTGTAAGGgatggggaaaagaaaatgcacaAGGGGTGTAGAAGCGGCACAGTAGAGACTTAGAAAGCGCGCCGAAAGGGTCCTTTAAAATTGAGTAGGCATACGGGACCTCCTTATAAACACTTTCTCATTAGTGCCAAAAGTGTCTCTCCATTTTcatctccaaaaaaaaaaaaaaaaaaaaaaaaaaaaagagcaggAAGAGGAGCATCTATGTGAGTGTAACTTGTTCCCCGTCTGTGTTTTACCttgaggggaaaggaaaagaatctCTAAAATTGTTCCGGAATCTCGACCACCTCGGCGTGGCTAATTCGCGGACATGCAGTAATATATGTgctcttacacatacacgtatatatatacacacccACCCTTGCGAGCTAAGAAACATGACAAAGGATCCCGAAGCCCAGTATGAGGCCCTAAGTCTAACCGAGCTCAAAAGCAATGTCCAGGAGAAGAGCGTCATTGGATACAGCGTGAACTTCACCATAGGTGGAGTGCTCCTCTTCGGGGGGTTCAAAGTCGACGCAGAGGCGGATGAAAAATATAGCGGCAAAGATGGCGGAGACGATAGCGAAAGTGGTGATAGCAGCAATGGGCGCGACGGTATGGGTACCGTCTGCAACGACGCCTATCTGGTTCACATTAAGAACGAGAAAGTGGAGTATGAAATGTTAAGGAGCAAAGTTAAGCCCCAATGCAGGTGCTACCACAATTCATGTACTTTGTTGGAAAACTATGTTGTCATTTTTGGTGGGCTAAACAGTGAAGTGCCCTTTATAGCACTTAATGACTTGTGGATTTTCAACAGCGCAAATAAAACCTTTACGGAGATAAAGTTGATTTCCGCCGATGAAGTGACTGAGGGAGTAGAGACAGCCCCTGGGTCTTCCAAAAGCGAAGCAGAGGGAGATGAAGAAATGTACGATGGATCGAAATtgagtgaagaagaagattacACAAAAATAGACACGGAAGACGACGGGAATAATAACAGTTACATATTGAATAGTGtgcatttgaaaaaattagggAAATATCTGAACTGTGAGAAAGATCAACTTGCTAGTCAGGGTAGCTGCGTTGTCCCTGCCCCGAGGTACTTCTCCAGCTTAGACCTATACGTAAGTAAGAAAGGGGCGGTGCAGGGGGCATCCGTGGTTCAGGAAGTGGAGGCGGTAGAAGAAGCAGCCGACCAAGCGACAGATGTAGCTGAAGACGACTCGGCGGAGGGAAAGAACCCATTAAGCGtaaaaaacaataaaattGTCCTGAAGAATGCAAACGCATACGAATATTTCAGCCTCATCCTATTTGGGGGGTACGGCGGATACGACAGAAGCAGCTTCAACGACCTGTATGAATACGACATTTTAAGAAACCAGTGGATTCTACGAACGTGCAAAGGTAGCACCCCATCGAATAGGTACGGACATGTGTCCTTCATCAATGAAAacaatttattcattttaggTGGAACAAATTCTGAAATCAGCTTTAATGACATGTATGCCTGTAACTTGAGAAACAACGAATGGTCCGAAATCGACTTTTCCTACTCCTTCAATGTGTCAAAAGTATTTTGCAGAAGCGTGATGGTGGAGTCGATAGACAGAAatatcattttcattttcgggGGGTACAACATAGTTAGTgatgaaaaagggaatcgAAAAATAGAGTACAGCAACGCAGAGTTGAATATGTTAAAATTGTATGACACATTTAAGTTGGAAAATTTGAAATACACCGTGCTTAGAAGTAAGGATGCTGAAACGGGTTCTGCATCTACCGGAATAGGAACTCCCACCATACCCACAACAGCTAGCAACACGCAAAATGGATTCGCAACAAGTAAATACGGGAACAACCAAATCAGCCAAGTGGATAAATTAAAAGTAACACCAAGGGCAGAAACTCACGAACAAGATGACACAACCACCAATATCAACTTATGCTCAATCACGTACGATTCTATAGATGCAAATTTGATCATCACAGATTCGAAGCAGAAAATTTATGTGATAAATATAAGTAGAATTATAGGACCCAagtatgccattttttccctaatGCCAAAAGACTGCGATATTgaaggtgagaaaaaaatactcttgaagggaaaaggatttatgaacgaaggaaaaataagtaTAAAATATACATCTGATGATGTCGACCTTTTCAGTGAAGGAATCTACATTAATGAGAATTACATCTACACCATTGTACCTAGTGcaaaggacaaaattaaaaacaacaTCTGTCATGTTCACCTTTCCATCAACGACAAATGCTACACCACTAATAAGTGCTTGCTGGAGTATTACTACAATATAGATCCAAAAAAGACCCTGATTTTTGGGTCTGGCTTGTTAGAACCCATCTGTTTAAAAGAACccaatattttctttctcataGCTAGAAACTCcttgaacgaaaaaaaaaaaataggaggaGATAAATTCCAGATAAGTATCACTTATGAACAGGATGGAATTCACCACGACGTGAAATACACCCTGTATGATGTTAACAATGGGTTTTACATCGTCAAGTACTTCCCTTATGAGGAAGAGGGGGTGGCGAAGGATGCCACCCTTCCCGCCATtcggggggaagaagaagtggaCCCTACCCAAGGAAATTCCAACATAGCGCCAGCTAGCGGAACCTCGGATGTGGGAGTGGCGGAATCGCCAGAAGCTGAGGGAACATTGCTGGCAGAGGAAgcggagaaggaggaaaatcggggaaagggggaaatggacCAAGCAGATGAACCCATCGTAAGCGCGGAAGATCCTCCAATTACCACAGGAATCATCCACATATCGGTGAAGCTGAAGGGGGAAGACACCCAAAACAGCCCCTTCGCCCTGAAGGTATACAACCGAGTAACAGAGAAAGCCACATTcgtgaaaaaatttatcaacGATCGGTTAGAagatttaataaaaaaaggagaacacGTTCTCAATTTGATCAGAAACAAAGACCTGAGCACCGCCAACCTGATAGAGCTAAACGTTAGCATTGAAAACTTCCTGAACAATTTCTCCAAATCTATATATGACATAAATACCATTGAACAGTACATACTATATGGGTCCATCGATGCAAAGATGATGGAGCCAATACTAGGACAGGTGCACAGGGAGGAGAACTTGGTGGACGCCTCTCTGGAAGACGAGTCTTTCATCGAGAGGTATATCGACGAATTGATAAACGGTCAAAGTGGCTTAATGGGTCTAACAGGAGAGAGTGATCCAAGTGGAAAAAGCGGCACAGAGGGAACCGCACCAGACTCCCCCGCGCAGGATGCAAGTAGCGCCTTACTGAAGGTGAAGGACAACGAAGGAATTGTCAACTTTATCGATTCAAGCAAAATGAAATTCGTGGACTGCACAGAGGCCAACTTGGTGAAGAGGCTAAAGAGTTACATTGCGCTTCTGAACAGCGAGGAGTCCAGTCTGCGGAGCAGGAAGGAGGGAAAGAGGAACGACGGTGGGGTAGGGGATACCTCCCTCGGGAAAAACGCTCTAGGGGATTCCTTGGAGGAGTGCCCAAGCCAGGGAGAGGATAACCAAATAGAAGTGATAACAAATTTGCTGAACTTGTACCACAAGCTGAAATCCGTGTGCAtctgtaaaaaggaaaaagagttaaaggaagaattcttaaaggaagaaaaggaaagcatAAAAACCATGAAACTTAACTACAACAAATTtgtaaacataaaaaagaatttggAAACTTCGAGCGTCTATACACATAGCAGTGGATACGAAGGGTCACTGAAGGAGctggaaaatatgaaaaagtaCGTAGAAGAAATCAAAGAAGAAGTGGCAAAGGTAGAACAAATTTCAAAGAACATCGTAAAAATAGACAACGTAGAAGAGTTAAGCAAAGACATAGACAATTTAGAGAAAGAAATTgatgaaatagaaaaattatggatgttcataaagaaaaaggatcaAGTGCTTAACGGGTTCCTTTTCTCTACATTTAACGAGTTAGATGTAGAAGAATTCGACATGCAAATGAAAAACCTGCAAAATGAgtttaagaaaataaaagtggaTAGGAAACATAATAtttggaaagaagaaatgaccAAGCTGAAGGACACTATCAAATTTGTATCTGTCATAagtgaattgaaaaaaacattcattAAGGACAGACATATAAAAGAGATAGAAGTTAGTATCAATGAGGAGAGATCCAAAGAAAACCAAGAACCAATAAATCTTCTCATCGATGAAAATACACTCACAATCTATTTTTACAAGCTAAATGTGATAAAGTACCATGAGTCTATAGAAGAAGTTATCATCAAAGCTTACAATGAAAAAAGCATAGAAGAGATAATACAGAAATTTGAAGACTACTGGGATGGTATTTATTTTAAGCATAaagattataaaaatggaataatccTTACATATATTGATGATATGTGCATAGAAACCATAGAGGAACATCAAATGAGTCTCCAAAACTGTTTTTCATCCAAgtacttcctcttcttctcatCGGAGCTAAAcatttggcaaaaaaaaatcaccaatATTTACGAAGTCATTTTGCTACTGAAAGATATAGAGAAGCTCTGGATGTATCTTCAAAATATGTATGTCTATTcagaggaagtaaaaaaggaactccCCTTGTACTCtaaattttttctgataATCAATGATGAATATTTGGAGATGTTGAAGCAAATTATAGGCAACAACACCAAGGTCGTGGACTTTGCTAATGACGAGGGCATTATAGAAAAGTTAGAAGAATTAAAGAGCAAGTTGTGCAAAAGTGAGAAGCCTCTAAATGAGTATCTTGACTCTAAGCGGAAATCTTTTCCTaggttttttttcatatcatCTACCGACTTGATAGACATTCTCTCCAATGGGAACAATTTCAAACTCGTGAACACCCACGTGcagaaaatttttctctccattcGGAGGTTCGTAACGCGCGGGGAGGTCCTTACGGAATATGAAATGGGGAACGAAGTTAATTTGGGCGGGCCCACAGACGCAGCGTCACAACAGGGGGGAGACAGTCCAGACGATCCTCCACATGCTGGTGAGGATCCCCCTGTGGAGGCCCAAAATGAGGTAATCACGAAGCTGATCTCCTCTTATGGAGAAGAAATATGCAAATTCCACGAACCGCTAGTGCTCAAGGGAAAGGTCGAATGCTACCTGAACGACATCATAAAGCACATCAAGTACACCCTCAAGTATTACATTGCAAATTTATTCAAATTAAAACACATGTACAATACGGAGAAGGACAAATGGATAGACCAAAATTATCTATCGCAAGTTTTTATCCTTTGTAATTCCatcttttttgttcatgACGTTGAAAATATTCTACGCAAGGGAGATTCAAATGTCAAGGAACAGCTGAAGACTTACTATAAGAACCACATCACTCAACTGGAaaatgtaattaaaaaagttcAAAAAAAGCTGAGTGtgaaaaatagaataaaaattatgtgtATAATTACTTTGGATACTTTCTACAGAGACATTCTGGAGGTCAtcctaaaaaataaaaactgcaTTTCGATAAACATGTTTGACTGGCAGTCGCAAATTAGGATGTACCCCTATTTTAATGATAAGACCACTACTAATTCTTCATCTTGGGGGAATACCAACTCGTATGGACAAAGTCACGGAATAGGAGAGCATGAAAAAGTAACTGAGGAGATAAAACAAAGCGGAGAGACAGATCCCACAGTAGATATAACAAAGAAAGATATGAATCAATTCATGGGAAACCATACAGATGATAAAAACATTTATGAAGAGAACTCTCTAAACTTCAAGCAactttatataaaaataaaaatcatgGACTGTTCCTTTAACTATTCATATGATTATATTGGCAATTATCAAAGGCTAGTCATTACTCCATTGACTAGCCGTATATACATCACAGCTACGCAGGCTCTAAGTCTCTATATGGGATGCGCTCCAGCTGGTCCTGCAGGTACTGGAAAAACTGAAACAACGAAAGACTTGTCCAGCTTCTTTGGAAAAAACTGCTACGTCTTCAATTGTTCTGATCAGCTTGATTACAAAAGTAtgggaaatatatttaaggGAATTGGTAGCACCGGATGTTGGTGCTGTTTTGACGAATTCAATAGACTCATCCCAGAAGTTCTGTCTGTGTGTTCTATTCAATTTAAATCCATCCTGGACTGTAAacgtaataataataatgtgtGCATTATAGGGTCCGATGAAATTATCGTGAAGAAAAACTGCGCCGTATTTATCACCATGAACCCAGATTATTTGGGGAGATCTAAATTACCAGAGAGCCTAAAAATTCTTTTCAGGCCCATCACTGTCATTGTTCCAGActttaataaaatttgtgAAAATATGCTCATGGCTGAGGGGTACGTAGATGCCAAGTACTTGTCCATAAAATTTACTACCTTCTTTGAACTGGCGCAAAGTCTACTGAAGGAGAAGCATTGTGACTGGGGACTGAGAAGCATTAAGAGTGTTCTCACAAAAGCAGGGTTCCTCAAGAGGACCTACCCTGACTTGGACGAAAATAAATTGCTCTACTCTGCCATACACGATATTAATATCGCGAAAATATCTGCCTCCAATTGCCCCGTCTTCTCCGGGCTCCTCAACGACATATTCTTTTCCCACCAGGGGGGTAGTATAACCGATGCTAACAACAATAAGTCGAACGATGCGGTGGAAAAATTAGCCAAGGA
Coding sequences:
- a CDS encoding calcium-dependent protein kinase 6, putative; its protein translation is MILDVLKNNFEKKGEPFYSKKMRTSIEKQNRKKKKKKKKNFSLQDESEKNSTKVESTDDANTLTESEAHSKCEPSSGEKEDSLLQIAKGRNAPLKAKTTATATTTMTKKKKKKKKSSKGLYLNVKRKNTSYEENEQEDFTEDIFENENFDELQFVEDENVEYRTYNSFSNAGFKLLSKYSVDDGDGKITKRKGKKKRQGQKQVEQEQEDYKKYNFNHEESLKGNHNEFDSDIIKFLNRNKKSIDYDKRNGRSFQKEDVYSYEASAGYGGRRGKQKQLQDDREDEDNYEHYREENADYYDREEDDEGGNEEGGDDQSGEDESGDDESGDDESGEDEGGDDQSDDDYNASASQYKYQRSGGIKGSGNFKRAGLLGQEEEKDEYSDEDEDGDEEEAEEDENNDDEMDNDDDDDDESDRGSLDRKKETNTEDPKRRLPFASEFKYINTPSGRYMYDKREDGHFENDENTWTITKYDTTKRIYGDEKRQEIKLGHIESRKEGNHKVEYHEKMQNKKYVNVKLSESNLKKSSTPYGRQYNIQSTMEGKSSLRNALNIGKPNLSKDKYKFNIPNVEDKLIKFNIGSRTNSNSRSKPIHKDERISTFSYMLHSSNQSVHVENNDYLIKERGKKQAEQTNEERTDSHFRKEEKILQPLWEETQKTQKDPHGEEKKKHNIKSFLDKIKHRKNNEDMLKREHSKYDNTERSDKKEKFKMKLTDILNARTLGNFFHRNKTSAAKSLSPQREREASVEPCIKSNGVEKFGWLHQGRSDGKRDNHQLEKRDDHFPLHQKTTFGQPPMIKDEMGHYSTRDAMKILDTFSNEGKGIHDDTIMQSDPREYDNRGIHKRGSKNTLEFSYKEGSSPEQPIASKVALVTWDGKKNDLGKPFDRNKNNSKPEDSKTISSNGIISGKYNRKYHTGREDLDADTNIGMSGKESIIPNIYQQFYYRSPIGNENRITQFEGDSKRGRQIKMQGGNGGEEESDVKMEQTLNRKMIENNELKRRNENNEEVLATPFYIKSKIDKVLKNSEIFERSARATFQQFDVKNKNFLHFSEIESLIQKLCFNLELPPVDKNILSIVYKDYDSSKNNSMNYTDFRQMYWDLLKQIKKKYYPTKNLKIKRNCIISRKKLGGYDYSSIYNYLSFKKILGCGAFGEVHLVEDNICKLYKVVKILKKKKLKNIKINEEINVLIYLDHPNIIKIFDVYENVDCTYIVMELCEGGELMDKIIKSSIFNEEYIKNIMFQILCAIAYMHSNNIAHKDLKPENILFKSKGDDTLKIIDFGLAELINHTEGVSKTAAGTVLYMAPEVFKKKFTIKCDIWSAGVIMFFLFSKNLPFCGNTYDEIKLSIFKDEPDYKSLKGRLSQPALHILKLMLEKDHTRRPMAAVLLHHPWFQGFLDPVQMNPSTLSNIKAYMKQSNIRNIIVNIMAHELSVIDSHLKYINELFCKIDTNHNGSLSHGEIYAVLANAGIKKWDINRIVQALDINDRGSVTYTEFIAGCYRWKDIESTFLKAAFNKIDKDEDGYISKSDIVTLVQDKVIESHDVDNFFTSVFLVKKGLSCERRASRINFDDFKEYLLSTF